The genomic window CCCGATCGTAAGTTCCATTACCAGGTTGAACAGCTCCCGCATCACGTTACCGGTGGCTGTAAATACAAAATCTACCAGGACGGGAAATTTGTGGCCAGTCTGGAACCTGACAGCCGGGATTTTTTGCATGTATGCCAAAACCCGGCAGCTATTGAGCTGGAGATCCTGCACATGCTAGCAGAACAGATTGAACTTGTGCACCCTGGCATAACTCATTTGGAAGATCTTCAAAATATTGAACTCGACAGCGATGATGAGCTGGAAGCACCACCGCAAAATACGTCTTAATATTGTTAAGAGGATAAAGTAGGCGGCGCCGTAAATGATTTAGAATATGGCTAACCCATCAAAGAACAACGGCGTCTGACAAACGATTAAGCTTTAATTTTCAGATAAACAGTAAATATTGAACCTTCTCCCAAATGACTATCAACGGTAATCCTTCCCCCAGAAGCACCTACAATTTCCTTAACCAGGTAAAGCCCGATCCCTGAGCCGTCGCCAGACTGAGAAATCCGCTGGTATTTGCCGAAGATACCCGTTAAATTATTTTCACAGATCCCAATGCCGTTGTCTTTTACGGTAATTACCATAAAATCCCCTTCCTGATGGGTTTTGATCAAAATTTCCGGAATCCTTTCGCTTGATCTATACTTTATTGCATTATTAACCAGGTTATAGATTATGCTACGCAGTTTACGGCGGATATATAAGATTTCAGAAAAACCGATATCAGCTGTTATCGTTGCAGACGATTCATTTATCTGCGGTGCAAGCGTTAGCCTTACATCCTCCAGGATATGCTCAAAATCAAGCAGTTCCTCCACCGCTTTATAACGGTGTTCCTGTTCACGGGAATCGGTTAGGTCATGGATTATCTGTTGCATTTTGGTCAGACTGTTCTCCACTTTTTCCAAAAGCAATGGAAACCGTTCCATATCTTTCTCTGGCAGTTTTCTAAGCATCTCGATCGTAAGTCCCAGACTGGTGAGTGGAGTTTTTATATCATGCGAAATAGTATCCAAAAGCAGCTCATGCTCAGCAATCAGTTTTTCCTGCTCTTTTAAATCACGTATGCGCATGGTGATCTCCACAAAGGTGATGATTACACCATTTGTTTTCTTATCACGCTGGACGATATATGGCAGAATATTCATCTGATACCAACGCAGGTCTGTGGTCTGTATTTCCTTTTCCAACACATCCCCACTATCGATAACATGTTGAATATTCTCGATAATAGTCGGAAAACGAAAATTTTCTTTGATATCTGCGATAGGCCTTCCCACATCAGTGAGCTTTAGGCTGAACTGACGCATGGCCGGTGGCGTGAATTTTCTCAGTATCAGGTGTGCATCGACAAACAGCTGAGGGATGATTGTATTTCTGAAATAGTTTTCCAGCTCTTCGTTAAGTTCGATAAGTGCACTAATCTGCTCGGCTTTATTCTGCATGCGTGTGGCCTACAGGGTGAGTCCGGATCGGCAGTGCAAGATAGACAATAAATAGCTATGCCCATATGTTCAGAATAATCTTAAGCAATTTTTAATTCTTCTGCAGATTAGGATCGCCATCGATGCAAGACCATATCATATTTCATAGAGTTTAATTTCTATAATCAAAACAAATGTTTACAATCAGGGTTGTTCTACCAAAGCCCGGAATATACTATGATCAAACGCATACTAATCATTGAAGATGATCCGGGGATTCTGGAACTGCTATATTTTATATTTGAAACCGAAGGATATGCGGTTGAAGGCTTTTTGAACGGTAAATCGGCAGCTGAGATCATTTTGCTAAAGCCTGATATGATCATACTTGATATCAGGATTGC from Flavobacterium sp. W4I14 includes these protein-coding regions:
- a CDS encoding hypothetical protein (product_source=Hypo-rule applied; cath_funfam=3.10.310.10), whose translation is MDNFTVTLSPDRKFHYQVEQLPHHVTGGCKYKIYQDGKFVASLEPDSRDFLHVCQNPAAIELEILHMLAEQIELVHPGITHLEDLQNIELDSDDELEAPPQNTS
- a CDS encoding two-component system phosphate regulon sensor histidine kinase PhoR (product_source=KO:K07636; cath_funfam=1.10.287.130,3.30.565.10; cog=COG0642; ko=KO:K07636; pfam=PF00512,PF02518,PF13596; smart=SM00387,SM00388; superfamily=47384,55785,55874), which translates into the protein MQNKAEQISALIELNEELENYFRNTIIPQLFVDAHLILRKFTPPAMRQFSLKLTDVGRPIADIKENFRFPTIIENIQHVIDSGDVLEKEIQTTDLRWYQMNILPYIVQRDKKTNGVIITFVEITMRIRDLKEQEKLIAEHELLLDTISHDIKTPLTSLGLTIEMLRKLPEKDMERFPLLLEKVENSLTKMQQIIHDLTDSREQEHRYKAVEELLDFEHILEDVRLTLAPQINESSATITADIGFSEILYIRRKLRSIIYNLVNNAIKYRSSERIPEILIKTHQEGDFMVITVKDNGIGICENNLTGIFGKYQRISQSGDGSGIGLYLVKEIVGASGGRITVDSHLGEGSIFTVYLKIKA